A stretch of DNA from Microlunatus capsulatus:
TGCCGGCATGAGGCGCACAGGACCGCTGGTGGTCGTCGGCGACATCCTGCTGGACGTCGACCTCACGGGGACCGCGACCCGGCTGTGCCCGGACGCGCCCGTCCCGGTGGTCGACCTCGACGAGCGCTGGGAGCGCCCGGGCGGCGCGGGTCTGGCCGCGCTGCTGGCCGCCCGGAGCGGTGTGGAGGTCGTGCTCGTGACCGCGCTGGCCGAGGACCCGGCCGCCGCCCGGCTGGAGGAGCTGCTGGGCCGCCACGTCGGCGTCGAGCCGCTGCGCTGGGAGGGCGACACCGTCGTCAAGACCCGGGTCGGCGCCGCCGGGGTGCCGATGCTGCGGCTGGACAGCGGCGGGGGCCGGCCGGCGGGCGGCGTGCTGCCCCGCGCGGTGCACGCCCTGCTGGGCCGGGCCGGGGCCGTGCTGGTCGCCGACTACGGCCGCGGCGTGGCGGCGCTGCCCGCCCTGCGCCGCCGGCTGCGCGCCGTCGCCGTCGACGTGCCCGTGGTCTGGGACCCGCACCCCCGCGGCGCCGATCCGGTCCCCGGCGTCGCGCTCGTCACCCCCAACGCCGCCGAGGCCCGGCACTTCGGCGCCGGCGACGACGCCCTGGAGGGC
This window harbors:
- a CDS encoding PfkB family carbohydrate kinase, with the protein product MRRTGPLVVVGDILLDVDLTGTATRLCPDAPVPVVDLDERWERPGGAGLAALLAARSGVEVVLVTALAEDPAAARLEELLGRHVGVEPLRWEGDTVVKTRVGAAGVPMLRLDSGGGRPAGGVLPRAVHALLGRAGAVLVADYGRGVAALPALRRRLRAVAVDVPVVWDPHPRGADPVPGVALVTPNAAEARHFGAGDDALEGAGWLCRRWEVDAVAITQGERGAVLARAGGGRAVAVPLVGSATGTGHGRPDTCGAGDQFAASATAALLAGADADDAVRTAVMEAAAYVSAGAAATASTRVPARADLEPAGAGEASARVAGGAWTPDVS